In Drosophila simulans strain w501 chromosome 3R, Prin_Dsim_3.1, whole genome shotgun sequence, a single window of DNA contains:
- the LOC6727391 gene encoding phospholipid-transporting ATPase ABCA3 isoform X3: MNRNLTYFQKYRLLLWKDIKLQLTNWIELVMIIFLSVLMPIIFSIGTKVAKSIFPPDIELEKSPGPKSVNTSLFQDLYFTPNNGILEQLITQLANISDFKNVEVFDTNTELYLQLMINTKAIGIAFPSEWYDIKSCPEKLNLTIFMPLSIKRKDFKYFESGFLLLQERISKIFIFFKNAGNGKLPSVLMNHFPYPLYVPNHYAESAKAMTYMTLVSFFLPCITIVKYVVAEKERQQKAVLTAMGFSNSIHWLAWYTKSIILLILCLLIMIAIFSIGLIYEFSSLVCLMTIFLVYVHSLVLFAFFVSSFFSRSLTAVVATILIYLATALPFLIVGTEKSSLAAQTAASIGLNSGLFYILDSVAVMEMQSVGAQWYTMDNTASSGHKLSIVAHMLIMISISWIELLICLYIEAVRTGEFEVPQPWTYPFQRRYWCPLRNVSSVFHQGALLPLAKTNSEGNLPGTNPTGQPFIYLDDRTQENFQRVNINKKIGIEIRSLSKTFGFRNVVKDLFINVYENEITALVGHKGSGKTTIIMMLCGILQPTTGTVLINGYDIVTEAKVAKSCLGICPQHSVIFKGMSARDHIYFFSRVKGYNKTEALMESNIYISKLGLVDSQKWDAMKLSPGNQRRLSLACALCAGSKVILCDEPSSGLDPIGRHELWRFLQKEKHGRTILMTSQQLEEGEIIADRIAIMNDGQVLCYGTLGYLKHLPYTSYTLSCQMAPNSKADNLTDLVQFYMTNTSPVFLGVDVSYKLPRSKIDRFPELFQQLEENKKSLNVVSFGVSDSSLDGIYLSLDYGQGGLRLRGGADQGVNEKAEFGVQTDKSIRTKKVSRYQLKMDPPNETILKTRTPINPIAIWRPKDREKGSCMAQWQAMFIKKKNYTASRALIFILILIIPLFYYVIVLSTAASEKCDHQTDKQPVLALSLDYYSYDDMVILLEVDEQLYKSEGQAYVELVKEPATVKNVDSIFSHLFKAPPIIRRDIKRKYVCGASFNNVSTITAWYNSDAFEHSAPIAMNLVYNALGKAVFEDQDFSILVNRGDLHDFVWLNNATSKRQRYKRQNDPEYWDYPDYEIQEYDVVMQPNTSSSSGHPYESIPGDANKITVQMSILEAASTLYNEKGKRKQLFGSLIIITAYIALALSIFSIFVTKERVEHFKTQQEIYGVTLFYFWLTHFVGDFLIFAIYMVALTIAIYHFTIWYQVIIMLLLIGFACLPFVYLGSLLFNRPNIAFAGIFTILVMTGGMLFSFLYMLTLITEVNFTTVFAILPMYVGTFGLFKCLAWRQYCNRQVLPPIEELDCKFGNCNVFCACKPIHFWIEIWLLMVHCLVWFIFLWLSNFGYEIGYRFKPKLSNRNWHTNGKHIRVLDEERRVGQIPKYEHEDYPIIVDQVIKNYCRTKRAVQLVSFAIRPGDTFGLLGAQGTGKTSIFKMIAGETCMSHGNIYVRGHSLREHRNDAKMEVGYCPQGDTAPNYLTGRQLLRIHCLLHGVPKQHIKAVSEQMAIEFNFKDQLDRPIHTYSGGKKRKLNIALAIDSGSVLCLDETNGSVDHATQRFIWRKLEAVKSSGRPVLLTTHSMEEANAVCSKVAFLVAGEMMLIGSMQQVRSEVTNTIVIRLRVNPSEGELKRRYRQLIADMADLFPLASLHL; encoded by the exons ATGAATCGAAACTTGACATATTTTCAAAAGTATCGGTTACTACTATGGAAGGACATCAAACTACAACTTACCAATTGGATAGAATTAGTTATGATCATTTTCCTTTCAGTTTTGATGCCCATAATTTTCTCTATTGGCACAAAAGTAGCAAAATCAATCTTTCCCCCCGATATAGAACTGGAAAAGAGTCCCGGCCCGAAAAGTGTCAACACAAGTTt attCCAAGACTTATATTTTACACCTAACAATGGGATACTAGAACAATTAATTACTCAGCTGGCAAATATTTCTGACTTTAAAAATGTCGAAGTGTTTGACACCAACACTGAACTCTACTTGCAATTGATGATCAACACAAAAGCAATAGGTATTGCGTTCCCCAGTGAATGGTATGACATTAAATCCTGCCCGGAAAAGCTAAATCTAACCATATTTATGCCGTTAtccataaaaagaaaagatttcaaatatttcgaatCAGGTTTTTTATTGCTACAAGAGCGAATATcgaaaatattcatattttttaagaatGCCGGAAACGGGAAGCTTCCCAGTGTTCTGATGAATCATTTTCCATACCCCTTATATGTGCCCAATCATTATGCGGAGTCGGCAAAAGCCATGACATATATGACCCTAGTATCGTTTTTTCTTCCCTGCATCACAATTGTAAAG TATGTAGTAGCTGAAAAGGAGCGCCAGCAAAAAGCTGTTCTAACCGCAATGGGATTTAGTAATAGTATTCACTGGCTGGCCTGGTATACCAAATCGATTATACTGTTGATACTATGTCTATTAATTATGATTGCTATTTTTTCTATTGGCTTGATTTATGAGTTTAGCAGCCTGGTTTGCCTGATGACCATTTTTCTAGTATACGTCCATTCACTTGTGCTTTTTGCATTCTTCGTAAGCTCATTTTTCTCAAGAAGTCTAACGGCCGTCGTGGCCACAATTTTGATATACTTGGCCACGGCTCTTCCCTTTCTGATTGTGGGTACGGAGAAATCTAGTCTTGCAGCCCAAACGGCTGCCAGTATTGGGCTTAACTCTGGGCTATTCTACATTTTGGATTCGGTGGCCGTAATGGAGATGCAGTCGGTGGGAGCGCAATGGTACACCATGGACAATACTGCATCCAGTGGCCATAAGCTCAGCATTGTGGCCCACATGCTCATCATGATTTCGATCAGCTGGATTGAGTTGCTCATCTGCCTGTACATAGAGGCGGTGCGAACTGGTGAGTTTGAAGTGCCTCAGCCATGGACCTATCCATTCCAAAGAAGATATTGGTGTCCGCTCCGAAATGTGTCTTCAGTTTTTCACCAAGGAGCGCTTTTGCCCCTTGCAAAGACAAATTCCGAAGGAAATTTACCCGGAACGAATCCAACTGGACAACCGTTTATCTACCTCGATGATCGAACCCAAGAAAATTTTCAGAGggtaaacataaacaaaaaaatcggCATAGAAATTAGAAGTCTTTCCAAGACTTTCGGATTTCGCAATGTGGTTAAGGATCTATTCATTAATGTGTACGAAAATGAGATAACAGCGTTGGTGGGCCACAAAGGTTCTGGAAAAACTACCATCATAATGATGCTCTGCGGGATTTTGCAACCCACTACGGGAACAGTCCTGATCAATGGATACGATATAGTTACCGAAGCAAAAgtagcaaaaagttgtttgggAATCTGCCCCCAACACAGTGTCATTTTCAAAGGAATGAGTGCCAGGGATCACATCTACTTCTTTAGTCGCGTAAAGGGCTACAACAAAACAGAGGCCTTGATGGAATCGAATATCTACATCAGCAAGCTTGGCTTGGTCGATTCACAAAAATGGGACGCCATGAAACTATCACCAGGTAACCAGCGACGATTGTCACTGGCCTGTGCCCTTTGTGCCGGCTCCAAGGTAATCCTCTGCGACGAGCCATCCTCCGGTTTGGATCCCATTGGTCGGCACGAGCTATGGCGATTTTTGCAGAAGGAGAAGCATGGACGCACCATCTTGATGACAAGCCAACAGTTGGAGGAGGGTGAAATCATTGCCGACCGCATAGCTATCATGAACGATGGACAGGTTTTGTGCTATGGCACTTTGGGATACCTAAAACATTTACCATACACCAGCTATACACTCTCCTGCCAAATGGCTCCCAATAGCAAAGCGGACAACCTGACGGATCTCGTTCAATTCTATATGACCAACACTTCTCCGGTGTTCCTCGGAGTTGATGTGAGCTACAAGCTGCCACGAAGCAAAATAGACCGGTTTCCGGAGTTGTTCCAACAGCTGGAGGAGAATAAAAAAAGTCTCAATGTCGTCAGTTTTGGAGTGAGCGATTCAAGCCTGGATGGGATCTATCTCAGTTTGGATTATGGTCAGGGGGGTTTACGACTCAGGGGCGGTGCTGATCAAGGAGTTAATG AAAAAGCCGAGTTTGGAGTTCAAACGGACAAGTCAATTCGGACGAAGAAGGTATCAAGGTATCAGCTTAAAATGGACCCCCCAAACGAAACGATACTAAAAACAAGAACGCCCATAAACCCAATAGCAATATGGAGGCCAAAGGATCGGGAAAAAGGGAGTTGTATGGCCCAATGGCAGGCAAtgtttataaagaaaaaaaattacactGCTTCGCGAGCactgatatttattttaatcctCATCATCCCACTTTTCTATTATGTCATAGTACTTAGTACTGCCGCCTCGGAAAAATGTGACCATCAAACGGATAAACAACCTGTGCTCGCATTGTCGCTGGACTATTATAGCTATGACGACATGGTCATCTTACTCGAAGTTGATGAGCAGTTGTACAAGAGCGAAGGACAGGCCTACGTCGAATTGGTCAAGGAGCCAGCAACGGTCAAAAACGTAGACTCCATTTTTTCGCATCTATTCAAAGCACCGCCAATAATACGCCGTGATATTAAGCGTAAATACGTATGTGGTGCTTCGTTTAATAATGTGTCAACTATCACGGCCTGGTACAATAGCGATGCCTTCGAACACTCCGCACCCATTGCCATGAATTTGGTCTATAATGCCCTGGGAAAGGCAGTGTTTGAAGACCAAGATTTTAGTATTTTGGTAAACCGAGGTGATCTTCATGATTTCGTTTGGTTAAATAACGCTACAAGTAAAAGGCAAAGGTATAAACGACAGAATGATCCGGAATATTGGGATTATCCGGACTATGAAATTCAGGAATATGATGTTGTTATGCAACCAAACACCTCCAGCTCATCCGGTCATCCCTATGAATCTATACCAGGGGATGCTAATAAAATTACGGTTCAGATGTCCATATTAGAAGCAGCTTCAACATTATATAATGAAAAGGGCAAAAGGAAGCAACTCTTCGGCTCCCTAATTATAATAACAGCGTATATAGCCCTGGCTTTAAgcatattttccatatttgtAACCAAGGAGCGTGTGGAGCATTTTAAAACGCAACAAGAAATTTACGGAGTGACCCTATTCTACTTCTGGTTAACCCACTTTGTTGGCGATTTTCTAATATTTGCCATTTACATGGTGGCTTTAACAATTGCAATCTATCATTTTACAATATGGTACCAAGTGATTATAATGCTTCTACTTATTGGATTTGCCTGCCTGCCATTTGTGTACCTAGGtagtttattgtttaatcGACCTAATATTGCATTTGCTGGAATATTTACGATTCTGGTAATGACGG GTGGAATGCTATTCTCCTTTCTGTATATGTTGACCCTAATCACGGAAGTCAATTTTACGACAGTATTTGCGATACTTCCAATGTACGTCGGAACCTTTGGCCTATTTAAATGCCTCGCGTGGCGTCAATATTGCAATCGTCAAGTACTTCCTCCGATCGAAGAACTTGATTGTAAATTCGGAAATTGTAACGTGTTCTGTGCGTGCAAAC CAATACATTTTTGGATAGAGATATGGCTACTGATGGTCCACTGCTTGGTTTGGTTTATATTTCTTTGGCTTTCGAACTTTGGATACGAAATTGGCTACAGATTTAAGCCAAAGCTATCCAACCGGAATTGGCATACTAATGGGAAACACATTCGTGTTCTGGACGAAGAGAGACGAGTGGGTCAAATCCCGAAGTACGAGCATGAGGATTATCCAATAATTGTTGACCAGGTTATCAAGAACTACTGCCGCACAAAAAGAGCTGTTCAATTAGTGTCATTCGCGATAAGACC CGGCGATACTTTTGGCCTTCTGGGTGCGCAAGGAACTGGAAAGACATCTATTTTCAAGATGATTGCGGGCGAGACCTGCATGTCCCATGGCAACATCTACGTAAGAGGACACAGTCTGAGGGAACACAGGAATGATGCTAAAATGGAGGTCGGCTACTGTCCCCAAGGCGATACGGCCCCCAATTATCTCACTGGTCGGCAGCTGCTTAGGATCCATTGCCTGCTCCATGGAGTGCCGAAACAGCATATCAAGGCGGTGTCCGAGCAAATGGCCATCGAATTCAACTTTAAGGATCAACTGGACAGGCCGATTCATACATATAGTGGTGGAAAGAAGAGAAAACTGAATATTGCCCTCGCTATCGATAGCGGGTCCGTACTTTGTCTCGATGAGACAAATGGTAGTGTCGATCACGCGACCCAAAGGTTTatttggcgaaaactggagGCTGTAAAGAGCAGCGGCAGACCGGTACTCCTGACCACCCATAGCATGGAGGAGGCCAATGCAGTGTGCTCGAAAGTGGCTTTCCTGGTTGCCGGCGAGATGATGTTAATCGGATCAATGCAGCAGGTGCGATCAGAAGTAACTAATACCATAGTGATAAGGCTTAGGGTCAATCCCAGTGAGGGAGA acTGAAACGAAGATATCGACAACTTATAGCTGATATGGCAGACCTCTTTCCGTTGGCTTCATTACA CCTTTGA
- the LOC6727391 gene encoding ATP-binding cassette sub-family A member 17 isoform X4, with protein sequence MNRNLTYFQKYRLLLWKDIKLQLTNWIELVMIIFLSVLMPIIFSIGTKVAKSIFPPDIELEKSPGPKSVNTSLFQDLYFTPNNGILEQLITQLANISDFKNVEVFDTNTELYLQLMINTKAIGIAFPSEWYDIKSCPEKLNLTIFMPLSIKRKDFKYFESGFLLLQERISKIFIFFKNAGNGKLPSVLMNHFPYPLYVPNHYAESAKAMTYMTLVSFFLPCITIVKYVVAEKERQQKAVLTAMGFSNSIHWLAWYTKSIILLILCLLIMIAIFSIGLIYEFSSLVCLMTIFLVYVHSLVLFAFFVSSFFSRSLTAVVATILIYLATALPFLIVGTEKSSLAAQTAASIGLNSGLFYILDSVAVMEMQSVGAQWYTMDNTASSGHKLSIVAHMLIMISISWIELLICLYIEAVRTGEFEVPQPWTYPFQRRYWCPLRNVSSVFHQGALLPLAKTNSEGNLPGTNPTGQPFIYLDDRTQENFQRVNINKKIGIEIRSLSKTFGFRNVVKDLFINVYENEITALVGHKGSGKTTIIMMLCGILQPTTGTVLINGYDIVTEAKVAKSCLGICPQHSVIFKGMSARDHIYFFSRVKGYNKTEALMESNIYISKLGLVDSQKWDAMKLSPGNQRRLSLACALCAGSKVILCDEPSSGLDPIGRHELWRFLQKEKHGRTILMTSQQLEEGEIIADRIAIMNDGQVLCYGTLGYLKHLPYTSYTLSCQMAPNSKADNLTDLVQFYMTNTSPVFLGVDVSYKLPRSKIDRFPELFQQLEENKKSLNVVSFGVSDSSLDGIYLSLDYGQGGLRLRGGADQGVNEKAEFGVQTDKSIRTKKVSRYQLKMDPPNETILKTRTPINPIAIWRPKDREKGSCMAQWQAMFIKKKNYTASRALIFILILIIPLFYYVIVLSTAASEKCDHQTDKQPVLALSLDYYSYDDMVILLEVDEQLYKSEGQAYVELVKEPATVKNVDSIFSHLFKAPPIIRRDIKRKYVCGASFNNVSTITAWYNSDAFEHSAPIAMNLVYNALGKAVFEDQDFSILVNRGDLHDFVWLNNATSKRQRYKRQNDPEYWDYPDYEIQEYDVVMQPNTSSSSGHPYESIPGDANKITVQMSILEAASTLYNEKGKRKQLFGSLIIITAYIALALSIFSIFVTKERVEHFKTQQEIYGVTLFYFWLTHFVGDFLIFAIYMVALTIAIYHFTIWYQVIIMLLLIGFACLPFVYLGSLLFNRPNIAFAGIFTILVMTGGMLFSFLYMLTLITEVNFTTVFAILPMYVGTFGLFKCLAWRQYCNRQVLPPIEELDCKFGNCNVFCACKPIHFWIEIWLLMVHCLVWFIFLWLSNFGYEIGYRFKPKLSNRNWHTNGKHIRVLDEERRVGQIPKYEHEDYPIIVDQVIKNYCRTKRAVQLVSFAIRPGDTFGLLGAQGTGKTSIFKMIAGETCMSHGNIYVRGHSLREHRNDAKMEVGYCPQGDTAPNYLTGRQLLRIHCLLHGVPKQHIKAVSEQMAIEFNFKDQLDRPIHTYSGGKKRKLNIALAIDSGSVLCLDETNGSVDHATQRFIWRKLEAVKSSGRPVLLTTHSMEEANAVCSKVAFLVAGEMMLIGSMQQTETKISTTYS encoded by the exons ATGAATCGAAACTTGACATATTTTCAAAAGTATCGGTTACTACTATGGAAGGACATCAAACTACAACTTACCAATTGGATAGAATTAGTTATGATCATTTTCCTTTCAGTTTTGATGCCCATAATTTTCTCTATTGGCACAAAAGTAGCAAAATCAATCTTTCCCCCCGATATAGAACTGGAAAAGAGTCCCGGCCCGAAAAGTGTCAACACAAGTTt attCCAAGACTTATATTTTACACCTAACAATGGGATACTAGAACAATTAATTACTCAGCTGGCAAATATTTCTGACTTTAAAAATGTCGAAGTGTTTGACACCAACACTGAACTCTACTTGCAATTGATGATCAACACAAAAGCAATAGGTATTGCGTTCCCCAGTGAATGGTATGACATTAAATCCTGCCCGGAAAAGCTAAATCTAACCATATTTATGCCGTTAtccataaaaagaaaagatttcaaatatttcgaatCAGGTTTTTTATTGCTACAAGAGCGAATATcgaaaatattcatattttttaagaatGCCGGAAACGGGAAGCTTCCCAGTGTTCTGATGAATCATTTTCCATACCCCTTATATGTGCCCAATCATTATGCGGAGTCGGCAAAAGCCATGACATATATGACCCTAGTATCGTTTTTTCTTCCCTGCATCACAATTGTAAAG TATGTAGTAGCTGAAAAGGAGCGCCAGCAAAAAGCTGTTCTAACCGCAATGGGATTTAGTAATAGTATTCACTGGCTGGCCTGGTATACCAAATCGATTATACTGTTGATACTATGTCTATTAATTATGATTGCTATTTTTTCTATTGGCTTGATTTATGAGTTTAGCAGCCTGGTTTGCCTGATGACCATTTTTCTAGTATACGTCCATTCACTTGTGCTTTTTGCATTCTTCGTAAGCTCATTTTTCTCAAGAAGTCTAACGGCCGTCGTGGCCACAATTTTGATATACTTGGCCACGGCTCTTCCCTTTCTGATTGTGGGTACGGAGAAATCTAGTCTTGCAGCCCAAACGGCTGCCAGTATTGGGCTTAACTCTGGGCTATTCTACATTTTGGATTCGGTGGCCGTAATGGAGATGCAGTCGGTGGGAGCGCAATGGTACACCATGGACAATACTGCATCCAGTGGCCATAAGCTCAGCATTGTGGCCCACATGCTCATCATGATTTCGATCAGCTGGATTGAGTTGCTCATCTGCCTGTACATAGAGGCGGTGCGAACTGGTGAGTTTGAAGTGCCTCAGCCATGGACCTATCCATTCCAAAGAAGATATTGGTGTCCGCTCCGAAATGTGTCTTCAGTTTTTCACCAAGGAGCGCTTTTGCCCCTTGCAAAGACAAATTCCGAAGGAAATTTACCCGGAACGAATCCAACTGGACAACCGTTTATCTACCTCGATGATCGAACCCAAGAAAATTTTCAGAGggtaaacataaacaaaaaaatcggCATAGAAATTAGAAGTCTTTCCAAGACTTTCGGATTTCGCAATGTGGTTAAGGATCTATTCATTAATGTGTACGAAAATGAGATAACAGCGTTGGTGGGCCACAAAGGTTCTGGAAAAACTACCATCATAATGATGCTCTGCGGGATTTTGCAACCCACTACGGGAACAGTCCTGATCAATGGATACGATATAGTTACCGAAGCAAAAgtagcaaaaagttgtttgggAATCTGCCCCCAACACAGTGTCATTTTCAAAGGAATGAGTGCCAGGGATCACATCTACTTCTTTAGTCGCGTAAAGGGCTACAACAAAACAGAGGCCTTGATGGAATCGAATATCTACATCAGCAAGCTTGGCTTGGTCGATTCACAAAAATGGGACGCCATGAAACTATCACCAGGTAACCAGCGACGATTGTCACTGGCCTGTGCCCTTTGTGCCGGCTCCAAGGTAATCCTCTGCGACGAGCCATCCTCCGGTTTGGATCCCATTGGTCGGCACGAGCTATGGCGATTTTTGCAGAAGGAGAAGCATGGACGCACCATCTTGATGACAAGCCAACAGTTGGAGGAGGGTGAAATCATTGCCGACCGCATAGCTATCATGAACGATGGACAGGTTTTGTGCTATGGCACTTTGGGATACCTAAAACATTTACCATACACCAGCTATACACTCTCCTGCCAAATGGCTCCCAATAGCAAAGCGGACAACCTGACGGATCTCGTTCAATTCTATATGACCAACACTTCTCCGGTGTTCCTCGGAGTTGATGTGAGCTACAAGCTGCCACGAAGCAAAATAGACCGGTTTCCGGAGTTGTTCCAACAGCTGGAGGAGAATAAAAAAAGTCTCAATGTCGTCAGTTTTGGAGTGAGCGATTCAAGCCTGGATGGGATCTATCTCAGTTTGGATTATGGTCAGGGGGGTTTACGACTCAGGGGCGGTGCTGATCAAGGAGTTAATG AAAAAGCCGAGTTTGGAGTTCAAACGGACAAGTCAATTCGGACGAAGAAGGTATCAAGGTATCAGCTTAAAATGGACCCCCCAAACGAAACGATACTAAAAACAAGAACGCCCATAAACCCAATAGCAATATGGAGGCCAAAGGATCGGGAAAAAGGGAGTTGTATGGCCCAATGGCAGGCAAtgtttataaagaaaaaaaattacactGCTTCGCGAGCactgatatttattttaatcctCATCATCCCACTTTTCTATTATGTCATAGTACTTAGTACTGCCGCCTCGGAAAAATGTGACCATCAAACGGATAAACAACCTGTGCTCGCATTGTCGCTGGACTATTATAGCTATGACGACATGGTCATCTTACTCGAAGTTGATGAGCAGTTGTACAAGAGCGAAGGACAGGCCTACGTCGAATTGGTCAAGGAGCCAGCAACGGTCAAAAACGTAGACTCCATTTTTTCGCATCTATTCAAAGCACCGCCAATAATACGCCGTGATATTAAGCGTAAATACGTATGTGGTGCTTCGTTTAATAATGTGTCAACTATCACGGCCTGGTACAATAGCGATGCCTTCGAACACTCCGCACCCATTGCCATGAATTTGGTCTATAATGCCCTGGGAAAGGCAGTGTTTGAAGACCAAGATTTTAGTATTTTGGTAAACCGAGGTGATCTTCATGATTTCGTTTGGTTAAATAACGCTACAAGTAAAAGGCAAAGGTATAAACGACAGAATGATCCGGAATATTGGGATTATCCGGACTATGAAATTCAGGAATATGATGTTGTTATGCAACCAAACACCTCCAGCTCATCCGGTCATCCCTATGAATCTATACCAGGGGATGCTAATAAAATTACGGTTCAGATGTCCATATTAGAAGCAGCTTCAACATTATATAATGAAAAGGGCAAAAGGAAGCAACTCTTCGGCTCCCTAATTATAATAACAGCGTATATAGCCCTGGCTTTAAgcatattttccatatttgtAACCAAGGAGCGTGTGGAGCATTTTAAAACGCAACAAGAAATTTACGGAGTGACCCTATTCTACTTCTGGTTAACCCACTTTGTTGGCGATTTTCTAATATTTGCCATTTACATGGTGGCTTTAACAATTGCAATCTATCATTTTACAATATGGTACCAAGTGATTATAATGCTTCTACTTATTGGATTTGCCTGCCTGCCATTTGTGTACCTAGGtagtttattgtttaatcGACCTAATATTGCATTTGCTGGAATATTTACGATTCTGGTAATGACGG GTGGAATGCTATTCTCCTTTCTGTATATGTTGACCCTAATCACGGAAGTCAATTTTACGACAGTATTTGCGATACTTCCAATGTACGTCGGAACCTTTGGCCTATTTAAATGCCTCGCGTGGCGTCAATATTGCAATCGTCAAGTACTTCCTCCGATCGAAGAACTTGATTGTAAATTCGGAAATTGTAACGTGTTCTGTGCGTGCAAAC CAATACATTTTTGGATAGAGATATGGCTACTGATGGTCCACTGCTTGGTTTGGTTTATATTTCTTTGGCTTTCGAACTTTGGATACGAAATTGGCTACAGATTTAAGCCAAAGCTATCCAACCGGAATTGGCATACTAATGGGAAACACATTCGTGTTCTGGACGAAGAGAGACGAGTGGGTCAAATCCCGAAGTACGAGCATGAGGATTATCCAATAATTGTTGACCAGGTTATCAAGAACTACTGCCGCACAAAAAGAGCTGTTCAATTAGTGTCATTCGCGATAAGACC CGGCGATACTTTTGGCCTTCTGGGTGCGCAAGGAACTGGAAAGACATCTATTTTCAAGATGATTGCGGGCGAGACCTGCATGTCCCATGGCAACATCTACGTAAGAGGACACAGTCTGAGGGAACACAGGAATGATGCTAAAATGGAGGTCGGCTACTGTCCCCAAGGCGATACGGCCCCCAATTATCTCACTGGTCGGCAGCTGCTTAGGATCCATTGCCTGCTCCATGGAGTGCCGAAACAGCATATCAAGGCGGTGTCCGAGCAAATGGCCATCGAATTCAACTTTAAGGATCAACTGGACAGGCCGATTCATACATATAGTGGTGGAAAGAAGAGAAAACTGAATATTGCCCTCGCTATCGATAGCGGGTCCGTACTTTGTCTCGATGAGACAAATGGTAGTGTCGATCACGCGACCCAAAGGTTTatttggcgaaaactggagGCTGTAAAGAGCAGCGGCAGACCGGTACTCCTGACCACCCATAGCATGGAGGAGGCCAATGCAGTGTGCTCGAAAGTGGCTTTCCTGGTTGCCGGCGAGATGATGTTAATCGGATCAATGCAGCAG acTGAAACGAAGATATCGACAACTTATAGCTGA